The following proteins come from a genomic window of Nicotiana tomentosiformis chromosome 12, ASM39032v3, whole genome shotgun sequence:
- the LOC138902215 gene encoding uncharacterized protein, translated as MGKIESIKQMMERNANSDAQISSHNTSIRNLEVQIGQIAQVLNTRPKEALPSDTVVNTKGGNNTGHAMAVTTRSGRGGVASTSNPRKIVNDNVVVQEEDEPKKDENMSDEVRIDIDENMKETQDDVNPSREHVTDIPDPVVTKAKAPLPRPTPPYPQRLAKQNNENQFKKFIDMMKSLSINVPLVEALEQISVYAKFMKDLVTKKRSMNCETIKMTHQVSSIMHSMAPKLEDPGAFTIPCTIGSADFAKALCDLGENINLMPYSVFKTLGIGQPRPTSMRLQIADRTTKRPLGIVDDVLIRIDKFILPADFVILDCEVDYEVPIILGRPFLATGKALVDVEAGELTFRMGDENIVFHVCAMINVKDPLEAVLLNHDEEEKDGLVEYANALQGMGSYTYGTRKLSLDLENRKTPPKRPSIEEPPTLELKPLPSHLRLTTTPIITAPNWSLPFELMCDASDDAVIAVLGQRINKIFHLVYYTSKTMSDVQVNYTVTEKELLAIVFAMEKFHPYLMGTKTEKGSENQVADHLSRLEEEGRPHDGLEINDLFSDEQLLSVSVNGIPWFADVANFLVTGIVPNELLSNQRKKLKRDCLDYYWDEPYLFKICNDGVIRRCVPEEEQLSVLEACHSPPYGGHHGGARTTTKVLSCGFYWPTLYKDASKLVRHCDECQRAGRISKKNEMPLTTILEIDIFDVEAVALPNNEARSVVIFLKKNIFTSSSLYKDKMKYLHDKYIRNREFKEGDLVLLFNSRLRMFPGKLKSKWSDPFEVVHVTSFGALDLKNKNGEIFRVNGHRVKHYLGKIDDSHIRHCFGLTGYEVYVGTGCAVQDFDKKKFG; from the exons AAGAAACGCCAACTCTGATGCCCAAATATCCTCCCACAACACCTCTATACGCAACTTGGAAGTCCAAATAGGTCAGATTGCTCAAGTCttgaatactcgccctaaggaggcactaccaagtgatacggtagtaaacaCGAAGGGTGGAAACAATACAGGTCATGCTATGGCAGTGACTACAAGAAGTGGCagaggtggagttgctagtacctccAACCCAAGAAAGATTGTGAATGATAATGTGGTTGTGCAAGAAGAGGATGAGCCAAAAAAGGATGAGAATATGAGCGATGAAGTGAGGATAGACATTGATGAAAACATGAAGGAGACACAAGATGATGTGAACCCGTCGAGGGAACACGTGACAGACATACCGGATCCGGTAGTGACCAAAGCCAAGGCTCCTTTGCCAAGGCCTACGccaccatatcctcaaaggctcgcaaagcaaaacaacgagaaccaattcaagaaattcattgatatgatgaaaagtttgtccataaatgtacCTTTGGTTGAAGCTCTAGAACAAATATCGGTATATGCCaaattcatgaaggacttggtaacaaaAAAAAGGTCAATGAACTGTGAGACGAtaaaaatgacacatcaagtgagttccATTATGCATTCCATGGCTCCAAAGTTAgaagatcccggtgcctttacaattccatgcactattggtagtgccgatttcgccaaagccttgtgtgatttaGGAGAAaacattaatttgatgccatattctgtgTTCAAAACATTGggtattgggcaaccaagacctacttccatgaggttgcaaattGCGGATCGAACAACAAAGAGGCCATTGGGGATAGTTGATGATGTGCTAATTCGAATTGACAAGTTCATACTTCCCGCAGATTTTGTCatacttgactgtgaggttgactatgaggtgccaatcatattggggagacctttcctagctacagggaaggccttagttgatgtggaagctggggagctcaccttccggaTGGGCGATGAAAACATTGTGTTCCACGTAT GTGCTATGATTAATGTGAAAGACCctttggaagctgtgttgttgaatcatgatgaggaaGAGAAGGACGGCTTGGTAGAATAtgcaaatgctttgcaaggaatgggatcctacacatatggaacccgaaaactttccttggaccttGAGAACCGAAAGACTCCACCAAAAaggccctcaatcgaggagccacccacattggagttgaagcccttgccttcacacctcag gttgactaccactcccatcattaccgcacccaattggagtttaccatttgagctcatgtgcgatgctagcgaCGATGCAGTAATAGCGGTATTGGGGCAAAggatcaacaagatatttcatctggTCTATTATACAAGCAAAACAATGAGCGACGTCCAAGTtaactatacggtgaccgagaaagagctattagccattgtcttcgccATGGAAAAGTTCCACCCGTACCTCATGGGTACCAAA ACCGAAAAAgggagtgagaatcaagtggcggaccacttgtcacgcttagaagaggaggggaggcctCATGATGGCCTCGAGATTAATGATTTATTTTCGGATGAACAACTCTTATCCGTGTCTGTGAATGGGATACCTTGGTTCGctgatgtggctaactttcttgtgaccggcaTTGTCCCGAATGAGCTTTTgtctaaccaaaggaagaagctaaaACGAGACTGCTTGgactattattgggacgagccatatcttttcaaaatttgcaatgatggtgttatccggagatgtgttccggaagaagagcaattgagtgttcttgaagcttgccattccccgccctatggtggtcaccatggtggggcgagaactacTACAAAGGTCTTaagctgtggattctattggcctaccttgtacaaagatgCTAGCAAGCTCGTTAGGcattgtgatgagtgccaaagagcCGGTAGAATttccaagaagaatgaaatgcccctcaccaccatccttgagattgatattttcgac GTTGAAgctgtggctttgcccaacaatgaggcacggagtgtggtgattttcttaaagaaaaatatcttcaccaG ctcatccttgtataaggacaagatgaagtacttacatgataAATATATCCGGAATAGagaattcaaggagggtgacttggttcttctattcaactctcggttacggatgtttccgggaaaacTCAAGTCAAAGTGGAGTGACCCTTTTGAAGTGGTGCATGTAACTTCATTTGGTGCTCtcgatttgaaaaacaaaaatggtgaaatctttagagtcaatgggcaccgagtgaagcattacctTGGCAAGATTGATGATAGCCAC attagGCATTGTTTTGGATTAACTGGTTATGAAGTGTATGTAGGAACTGGTTGTGCAGTGCAAGATTTTGACAAGAAAAAATTTGGCTAA